In one window of Spiroplasma corruscae DNA:
- a CDS encoding 4'-phosphopantetheinyl transferase superfamily protein, with the protein MMSNVGIDIIEIKRIKLSDKFINKILHEDEIQIIKTFNSTKRKKEFLAGRWAAKESIQKIFDEKISMSKINIGYKNEKPTIFNVELRNVSLSISHEKRYCVAVAIVSNQSGG; encoded by the coding sequence ATAATGAGTAATGTTGGCATAGATATTATTGAAATTAAAAGAATAAAGTTATCAGACAAATTTATTAATAAGATTCTTCACGAAGATGAAATCCAAATAATAAAGACATTTAATTCAACCAAAAGAAAAAAGGAGTTTTTAGCGGGCAGATGAGCCGCTAAAGAATCAATTCAAAAAATATTTGATGAAAAGATTTCAATGTCTAAAATTAATATTGGATATAAAAATGAAAAACCAACAATTTTTAATGTAGAGTTAAGAAATGTATCGCTATCAATAAGTCACGAGAAAAGATATTGTGTTGCAGTTGCTATAGTTAGTAATCAATCAGGGGGATAA